Proteins from a single region of Streptomyces vinaceus:
- a CDS encoding DUF1203 domain-containing protein — MTTRSAPRPALHAARSVAPQTLAGLRVRDDAGRPCRPYEDLEGGAPLRCCLRRSRPGERIALVSYAPLRRWAAERGVDPGAYDEQGPVFLHAADCGGPAGAPGHPFAHPGALRTVRRYDAGGHILGGRALSLGEDPDAVLEQALAEAFCDPEVALVHVRATEFGCFLFEVRRP, encoded by the coding sequence ATGACCACACGTTCCGCGCCCCGACCGGCGCTCCACGCCGCACGTTCCGTCGCCCCCCAGACCCTCGCCGGCCTGCGCGTCCGTGACGACGCGGGCCGGCCCTGCCGACCGTACGAGGACCTTGAGGGCGGCGCCCCGCTCCGCTGCTGCCTGCGCCGCAGCCGCCCCGGGGAGCGGATCGCCCTCGTCTCGTACGCGCCGCTGCGCCGCTGGGCGGCCGAGCGGGGCGTCGACCCGGGCGCGTACGACGAGCAGGGCCCGGTGTTCCTCCACGCCGCCGACTGCGGCGGCCCGGCCGGGGCCCCCGGCCACCCCTTCGCCCACCCCGGGGCGCTGCGCACGGTCCGCCGCTACGACGCCGGGGGGCACATCCTGGGCGGCCGCGCCCTGTCCCTCGGCGAGGACCCGGACGCGGTGCTGGAGCAGGCGCTGGCGGAGGCCTTCTGCGACCCGGAGGTCGCCCTCGTGCACGTCCGCGCGACCGAGTTCGGCTGCTTCCTCTTCGAGGTCCGCAGGCCCTGA
- a CDS encoding EamA family transporter: MKRFTTVALTALAPISWGSTYAVATELLPPDRPLFTGVMRALPAGLLLTALARRLPTGAWWWKAAVLGTLNIGAFFPLLFLSAYRLPGGVAAVLGSAGPLFVVGLAALVLGERARLRTVLAAVAGAFGVSMVVLTAAARLDLVGIVAGVVSSASMAAGTVMTKRWGRPEGVGPLALTGWQLTAGGLVIIPVAALVEGAPPALDGKAFLGYGYMMLINTGIAYWLWFRGIGRLTATSVTLLGPLSPLTAAVIGWAALGQSLSPVQVLGMAIAFGATVAGQLFAAGTPTQPFSSAEENDRNISMDLTDGPVRR; encoded by the coding sequence ATGAAGCGCTTCACCACCGTCGCCCTGACCGCCCTCGCCCCGATCTCCTGGGGCTCGACCTACGCCGTCGCCACCGAACTGCTCCCGCCCGACCGGCCCCTGTTCACCGGGGTCATGCGGGCCCTGCCCGCCGGACTGCTGCTCACGGCCCTGGCCCGCAGACTCCCGACCGGCGCGTGGTGGTGGAAGGCCGCCGTGCTCGGCACCCTCAACATCGGAGCCTTCTTCCCGCTCCTCTTCCTCTCCGCGTACCGGCTCCCCGGCGGGGTGGCGGCCGTCCTCGGCTCCGCCGGGCCGCTGTTCGTCGTCGGACTCGCCGCCCTGGTCCTGGGGGAGCGGGCGCGGCTGCGGACCGTACTCGCCGCCGTCGCGGGGGCGTTCGGCGTGAGCATGGTGGTCCTGACCGCGGCCGCCCGGCTGGACCTCGTCGGCATCGTCGCCGGTGTGGTCTCCTCCGCCTCCATGGCCGCGGGCACGGTGATGACCAAGCGCTGGGGGCGTCCGGAGGGGGTCGGCCCGCTGGCCCTGACCGGCTGGCAGCTCACCGCGGGCGGGCTGGTCATCATCCCCGTCGCGGCGCTGGTCGAGGGGGCGCCGCCCGCGCTCGACGGCAAGGCCTTCCTCGGCTACGGCTACATGATGCTGATCAACACCGGTATCGCGTACTGGCTCTGGTTCCGCGGGATCGGCCGCCTCACCGCCACCTCGGTCACCCTGCTCGGCCCGCTCTCCCCGCTCACCGCCGCCGTCATCGGCTGGGCCGCCCTCGGGCAGTCCCTGTCGCCCGTCCAGGTGCTGGGCATGGCGATCGCCTTCGGGGCCACGGTCGCGGGCCAGCTGTTCGCCGCCGGGACCCCGACGCAACCGTTCAGTTCTGCTGAAGAAAATGATCGAAACATTTCGATGGACCTGACCGATGGGCCGGTGCGACGGTAG
- a CDS encoding DMT family transporter yields MAVMDRVRTVAQHRSGSRAAKGSAGLGLLLALVATVVWSGSFVATRGMADSVPPVQAVFWRWIIATLAVAPFAARQAWRQRALIRRHLGFVALASLFGVALYNTLVHQAGLTTSASNMGMIMAASPVVMALYARLGGERLGARRTFGLLLAAFGVLLLVGDGSLGFDFGAGDLWMLAAALSFASYSALLKRKPAELGGPAFLITTFVLGALMLAPAYAVSVTVQGGFELTAGTGGMLLYVGVMSSAVAFFAWNKAISLIGAARAGVVYYLQPVCVAGLGLLLLGERTGPAELLCMALILGGVSLGARR; encoded by the coding sequence GTGGCCGTCATGGACAGGGTCCGTACCGTCGCGCAACACCGCTCCGGCAGCCGGGCGGCCAAGGGGTCCGCCGGCCTCGGCCTCCTGCTCGCCCTGGTCGCCACGGTCGTCTGGTCCGGCAGCTTCGTCGCCACGCGGGGGATGGCCGACAGCGTCCCGCCCGTCCAGGCCGTGTTCTGGCGCTGGATCATCGCCACCCTCGCCGTCGCCCCCTTCGCGGCCCGCCAGGCCTGGCGGCAGCGGGCGCTGATCCGCCGCCACCTCGGGTTCGTCGCCCTCGCCTCGCTGTTCGGCGTGGCCCTCTACAACACGCTCGTGCACCAGGCCGGACTGACCACCTCCGCCTCCAACATGGGCATGATCATGGCTGCCTCGCCGGTCGTCATGGCGCTGTACGCCCGCCTCGGCGGCGAACGGCTCGGCGCCCGGCGGACCTTCGGACTGCTGCTCGCCGCGTTCGGGGTGCTGCTGCTCGTCGGGGACGGCTCGCTCGGCTTCGACTTCGGCGCCGGCGACCTGTGGATGCTCGCCGCCGCCCTGTCGTTCGCCTCGTACAGCGCGCTGCTCAAGCGCAAGCCCGCCGAACTGGGCGGACCGGCCTTCCTGATCACCACCTTCGTGCTCGGCGCGCTGATGCTGGCCCCCGCGTACGCCGTCTCCGTCACCGTCCAGGGCGGTTTCGAGCTCACCGCGGGCACCGGCGGGATGCTGCTCTACGTCGGCGTCATGTCCTCCGCGGTCGCCTTCTTCGCCTGGAACAAGGCGATCTCGCTGATCGGCGCCGCCCGGGCCGGAGTCGTCTACTACCTCCAGCCGGTGTGCGTCGCCGGCCTCGGCCTCCTCCTGCTCGGCGAGCGGACGGGCCCGGCGGAGCTGCTCTGCATGGCGCTGATCCTCGGCGGCGTGAGCCTGGGGGCCCGCCGGTAG
- the pepN gene encoding aminopeptidase N: MPGTNLTREEAQQRAKLLTVDSYEVELDLSGAQEGGTYPSVTTVRFQSAEAGAETFIDLVAPAVHEVVLNGKSLDVAEVFRDARIALTHLAAGANELRVVADCAYTNTGEGLHRFVDPVDQQAYLYTQFEVPDARRVFASFEQPDLKATFQFTVTAPEGWTVISNSPTPDAADVKDNVWRFAPTPRISTYITALIAGPYHSVHSSYEGANGQSVPLGIYCRPSLAEFLDADAIFDVTRQGFDWFQEKFAYDYPFAKYDQLFVPEFNAGAMENAGAVTIRDQYVFRSKVTDAAYEGRAETILHELAHMWFGDLVTMEWWNDLWLNESFATYTSVACQASAEGTKWPQAWTTFANSMKTWAYRQDQLPSTHPIMADIRDLDDVLVNFDGITYAKGASVLKQLVAYVGTDAFFKGVQAYFKAHAFGNTRLSDLLGALEETSGRDLTAWSKAWLETAGINVLRPRIETAADGTITAFSVSQEAPALPAGAKGEPTLRPHRIAIGLYDLDAAGKLVRTDRIELDIDGELTEVPELVGRARPAVVLLNDDDLSYAKVRLDEVSLENVTAHLGDFTESLPRALCWASAWDMTRDGELATRDYLALVLSGIGKESDIGVVQSLHRQVKLAVDLYADPAWREQGLATWTEAALKHLRGAEPGSDHQLAWARAFAATARTEGQLTFLAALLDGAAEVEGLVVDTELRWAFLERLVATGVLGDAAIDAELERDRTAAGERHAATARAARPTAEAKAQAWASVVESADLPNAVQEAVIGGFVQTDQRELLAPYTEKFFAVVKDIWDNRSHEIAQQIAVGLYPSLQVSRETLEATDAWLASAEPNAALRRLISESRSGVERALKAQSADAASAS; the protein is encoded by the coding sequence GTGCCTGGCACGAATCTCACCCGTGAAGAGGCTCAGCAGCGGGCGAAGCTGCTCACCGTCGACTCGTACGAGGTCGAACTCGATCTCAGCGGTGCGCAGGAGGGCGGCACGTACCCGTCCGTGACCACCGTGCGGTTCCAGTCCGCCGAGGCCGGCGCCGAGACCTTCATCGACCTGGTCGCCCCGGCCGTCCACGAGGTCGTCCTGAACGGCAAGTCCCTGGACGTGGCCGAGGTCTTCCGGGACGCGCGCATCGCGCTGACCCACCTCGCGGCCGGCGCCAACGAGCTCCGCGTCGTCGCGGACTGCGCCTACACCAACACGGGCGAGGGTCTGCACCGCTTCGTCGACCCGGTCGACCAGCAGGCCTACCTCTACACCCAGTTCGAGGTGCCCGACGCGCGCCGCGTGTTCGCCAGCTTCGAGCAGCCCGACCTGAAGGCGACGTTCCAGTTCACCGTGACCGCCCCCGAGGGCTGGACGGTCATCTCGAACTCCCCGACGCCGGATGCCGCGGACGTCAAGGACAACGTCTGGCGCTTCGCGCCGACCCCGCGCATCTCCACGTACATCACGGCCCTGATCGCGGGCCCGTACCACTCGGTGCACAGCTCGTACGAGGGCGCGAACGGTCAGTCGGTGCCGCTCGGCATCTACTGCCGCCCGTCCCTGGCCGAGTTCCTGGACGCGGACGCGATCTTCGACGTGACCCGCCAGGGCTTCGACTGGTTCCAGGAGAAGTTCGCGTACGACTACCCGTTCGCCAAGTACGACCAGCTCTTCGTCCCCGAGTTCAACGCGGGCGCGATGGAGAACGCCGGCGCGGTCACCATCCGCGACCAGTACGTCTTCCGCTCGAAGGTGACGGACGCGGCGTACGAGGGCCGCGCCGAGACCATCCTCCACGAGCTCGCGCACATGTGGTTCGGCGACCTGGTCACCATGGAGTGGTGGAACGACCTGTGGCTGAACGAGTCGTTCGCGACGTACACCTCGGTCGCCTGCCAGGCCTCCGCCGAGGGCACGAAGTGGCCGCAGGCGTGGACCACCTTCGCCAACTCGATGAAGACCTGGGCGTACCGGCAGGACCAGCTGCCGTCCACGCACCCGATCATGGCCGACATCCGTGACCTGGACGACGTCCTGGTCAACTTCGACGGCATCACGTACGCCAAGGGCGCCTCGGTGCTCAAGCAGCTCGTCGCCTACGTGGGCACGGACGCCTTCTTCAAGGGCGTGCAGGCGTACTTCAAGGCGCACGCGTTCGGGAACACGCGCCTGTCGGACCTGCTGGGCGCTCTGGAGGAGACCTCGGGCCGCGACCTGACCGCCTGGTCGAAGGCGTGGCTGGAGACGGCCGGCATCAACGTGCTGCGCCCCCGGATCGAGACGGCCGCGGACGGCACGATCACCGCGTTCAGCGTCAGCCAGGAAGCCCCGGCGCTGCCCGCCGGCGCGAAGGGCGAGCCGACGCTGCGCCCGCACCGCATCGCGATCGGCCTGTACGACCTGGACGCCGCCGGCAAGCTGGTCCGTACGGACCGGATCGAGCTGGACATCGACGGCGAGCTGACCGAGGTTCCGGAGCTGGTCGGCCGCGCCCGGCCGGCCGTCGTGCTGCTCAACGACGACGACCTGTCGTACGCCAAGGTCCGCCTGGACGAGGTCTCGCTGGAGAACGTCACCGCGCACCTGGGCGACTTCACCGAGTCCCTGCCCCGGGCGCTGTGCTGGGCCTCGGCCTGGGACATGACCCGCGACGGCGAGCTGGCGACGCGCGACTACCTCGCGCTGGTCCTCTCGGGCATCGGCAAGGAGTCGGACATCGGCGTCGTCCAGTCGCTGCACCGCCAGGTGAAGCTGGCCGTGGACCTGTACGCCGACCCGGCGTGGCGGGAGCAGGGCCTGGCGACCTGGACCGAGGCCGCGCTGAAGCACCTGCGCGGCGCCGAGCCGGGCAGCGACCACCAGCTGGCGTGGGCCCGCGCGTTCGCGGCGACGGCCCGCACCGAGGGGCAGCTGACCTTCCTGGCGGCGCTGCTCGACGGGGCGGCGGAGGTCGAGGGCCTGGTCGTGGACACCGAGCTGCGCTGGGCGTTCCTGGAGCGCCTCGTCGCGACGGGTGTCCTGGGCGACGCGGCCATCGACGCGGAGCTGGAGCGCGACCGGACGGCGGCGGGCGAGCGGCACGCGGCCACGGCGCGGGCCGCGCGTCCGACGGCCGAGGCCAAGGCGCAGGCGTGGGCCTCGGTGGTGGAGTCCGCGGACCTGCCGAACGCCGTGCAGGAAGCGGTGATCGGCGGTTTCGTCCAGACCGACCAGCGCGAGCTGCTGGCCCCGTACACCGAGAAGTTCTTCGCGGTGGTCAAGGACATCTGGGACAACCGCAGCCACGAGATCGCCCAGCAGATCGCGGTGGGCCTGTACCCCTCGCTCCAGGTCTCCCGGGAGACCCTGGAGGCGACGGACGCCTGGCTGGCCTCGGCGGAGCCGAACGCGGCCCTGCGCCGTCTGATCTCGGAGTCCCGCTCGGGCGTGGAGCGGGCGCTGAAGGCCCAGTCCGCGGACGCGGCGTCGGCTTCCTGA
- a CDS encoding aspartate-semialdehyde dehydrogenase produces MRVGIVGATGQVGGVMRAILAERKFPVDELRLFASARSAGSTLAWEGQEITIEDASTADYAGLDIVLFSAGGATSKALAEKVASQGAVVIDNSSAWRRDPEVPLVVSEVNPHAIKNRPKGIIANPNCTTMAAMPVLRPLHEEAGLTAMVATTYQAVSGSGLAGVAELKGQACAVSEAADQLTFDGGAVDFPEPSVYKRPIAYNVVPLAGNLVDDGSFETDEEQKLRNESRKILEIPELKVSGTCVRVPVFSGHSLQVNARFANPLSVERAYELLKDAPGVELSEIPTPLQAAGKDASYVGRIRVDETAENGLALFLSNDNLRKGAALNAVQIAELVAEELRG; encoded by the coding sequence GTGAGGGTCGGAATCGTCGGAGCCACCGGACAGGTCGGCGGAGTCATGCGCGCCATCCTCGCCGAGCGGAAGTTCCCGGTGGACGAGCTGCGGCTGTTCGCCTCGGCCCGTTCCGCGGGCTCGACCCTCGCATGGGAGGGCCAGGAGATCACCATCGAGGACGCCTCCACGGCCGACTACGCCGGCCTGGACATCGTCCTCTTCTCCGCGGGCGGCGCGACCTCCAAGGCCCTCGCCGAGAAGGTCGCCTCCCAGGGCGCCGTCGTGATCGACAACTCCTCGGCCTGGCGCCGGGACCCCGAGGTGCCGCTGGTCGTCTCCGAGGTCAACCCGCACGCGATCAAGAACCGCCCCAAGGGCATCATCGCGAACCCGAACTGCACCACCATGGCCGCGATGCCCGTGCTGCGGCCGCTGCACGAGGAGGCCGGCCTCACGGCGATGGTCGCCACCACCTACCAGGCCGTCTCCGGCTCGGGCCTGGCCGGTGTGGCCGAGCTCAAGGGCCAGGCCTGCGCCGTCTCCGAGGCCGCCGACCAGCTGACCTTCGACGGCGGCGCGGTGGACTTCCCCGAGCCGTCCGTCTACAAGCGCCCGATCGCCTACAACGTGGTCCCGCTCGCGGGCAACCTCGTCGACGACGGCTCCTTCGAGACCGACGAGGAGCAGAAGCTCCGCAACGAGTCCCGCAAGATCCTGGAGATCCCGGAGCTCAAGGTCTCCGGCACCTGCGTGCGCGTGCCGGTCTTCTCCGGCCACTCCCTCCAGGTCAACGCCCGCTTCGCGAACCCGCTGAGCGTGGAGCGCGCCTACGAGCTGCTGAAGGACGCCCCGGGCGTCGAGCTCTCGGAGATCCCGACCCCGCTCCAGGCGGCCGGCAAGGACGCCTCGTACGTGGGCCGCATCCGCGTCGACGAGACGGCGGAGAACGGCCTCGCGCTGTTCCTCTCGAACGACAACCTGCGCAAGGGCGCGGCCCTGAACGCGGTCCAGATCGCCGAGCTGGTCGCCGAGGAGCTCCGCGGCTGA
- a CDS encoding LysR family transcriptional regulator: MTEWDIKKLRILRTLADRGTVTATAEALHMTPSAVSQQLTNLARQLGVPLLEAQGRRVRLTDAAHLVLRHAEAVFAQLERADAELAGYLAGEAGEVRIGAFSTAVPVLVVPAVAALRRSHPGVEVRVRETEAAQSYELLAAGAVDLALSLAAHAPTARDPRFTRITLLEDPLDVALPPDHPLAAAPALRLADLSGDPWIYGGSGPWQEIARNACEAAGFVPEQAHSASGWTAILAMVEAGMGVALVPRMVSSRASGVAVRVLAHDRPTRHVLAATRSGGESAPAVSQVLTALRTVAAQRTP; encoded by the coding sequence ATGACCGAGTGGGACATCAAGAAGCTGCGGATCCTGCGGACCCTCGCCGACCGGGGGACCGTGACCGCAACGGCCGAGGCGCTGCACATGACGCCCTCGGCCGTTTCGCAGCAGCTGACCAATCTCGCCCGGCAGCTGGGGGTGCCGCTGCTGGAGGCGCAGGGGCGCCGGGTCCGGCTCACGGACGCCGCGCACCTCGTACTGCGGCACGCGGAGGCGGTGTTCGCGCAGCTGGAGCGGGCGGACGCCGAACTGGCCGGGTACCTGGCCGGCGAGGCGGGAGAGGTCCGGATCGGGGCCTTCTCCACGGCCGTGCCGGTGCTCGTGGTCCCGGCGGTGGCGGCGCTGCGGCGCAGCCACCCGGGGGTGGAGGTGCGCGTACGGGAGACCGAGGCGGCGCAGTCGTACGAGCTGCTGGCGGCCGGGGCCGTCGACCTGGCCCTCTCGCTGGCGGCGCACGCCCCGACCGCCCGCGACCCCCGGTTCACCCGCATCACGCTGCTGGAGGACCCCCTCGACGTGGCCCTCCCGCCGGACCACCCCCTCGCCGCGGCCCCGGCCCTGCGGCTGGCGGACCTGTCCGGGGACCCGTGGATCTACGGGGGCAGCGGCCCCTGGCAGGAGATCGCCCGCAACGCCTGCGAGGCGGCCGGCTTCGTCCCGGAACAGGCGCACTCGGCCTCCGGCTGGACCGCGATCCTGGCCATGGTCGAGGCCGGGATGGGGGTGGCCCTGGTCCCCCGCATGGTGTCGAGCCGCGCCTCGGGGGTGGCGGTACGGGTCCTGGCCCACGACCGCCCCACCCGCCACGTCCTGGCGGCCACCCGCAGCGGCGGCGAGTCAGCCCCGGCGGTCTCCCAGGTCCTGACCGCCCTGCGCACGGTGGCCGCGCAGCGCACCCCGTGA
- a CDS encoding MFS transporter, with protein MDKTRGTRVAGERSLLVGAGVSAVGTGMYVPFSLVFFHHVTGLSFALVGLVMTVTGLAGLAFLPLAGSAVDRFGAKRIVLALYGVRALGFALYPFAGSLPAFAAVALVTALADRSFPVVQQSLIGEVARGADRDRLQASLRALQNAGMGAGALIVSGVLALWGAAAFTYTVWGNALAFAVAGTLVRRVRPVHEAPAARAGRPAAGYRMVLGDRPFLALTAANFLTALGYAALSVLFPLYIATWLHGPDSLTGAAFTLNTALCAGIGVLVAGRVRRSGARRTRSAALGALLFAAAFVGQIVLGTLRPGQSATLVALMAIVVVYTLGELVHSPSSGALSVSAAPEAVRGRYLATYQVSHSLATALAPSLFTALLAVDGRLPWAVLALAAAGAALALVRLERRLPAEAVYPQPSVVAAASAPRPTAPQPQPQPAPAPAPAPAV; from the coding sequence ATGGACAAGACCAGGGGAACAAGGGTGGCGGGGGAGCGGTCGCTGCTCGTCGGCGCCGGCGTCAGCGCGGTCGGGACCGGGATGTACGTCCCCTTCTCGCTCGTCTTCTTCCACCACGTCACCGGCCTCTCCTTCGCCCTCGTCGGCCTCGTGATGACCGTCACCGGCCTGGCGGGGCTGGCGTTCCTCCCGCTGGCCGGCTCGGCCGTCGACCGGTTCGGCGCGAAGCGGATCGTCCTCGCCCTCTACGGGGTCCGCGCGCTCGGCTTCGCCCTCTACCCCTTCGCCGGGTCGCTGCCCGCCTTCGCCGCCGTCGCCCTCGTCACCGCCCTGGCCGACCGGTCCTTCCCCGTCGTCCAGCAGTCCCTGATCGGCGAGGTCGCCCGCGGAGCCGACCGGGACCGGCTCCAGGCCTCGCTGCGCGCGCTGCAGAACGCGGGGATGGGTGCCGGGGCCCTGATCGTCTCCGGCGTCCTCGCCCTGTGGGGGGCCGCCGCCTTCACGTACACCGTCTGGGGCAACGCGCTGGCCTTCGCGGTCGCCGGAACGCTCGTCCGCAGGGTCCGCCCCGTGCACGAGGCTCCGGCCGCCCGCGCCGGCCGGCCCGCCGCCGGCTACCGGATGGTCCTCGGCGACCGGCCCTTCCTCGCCCTGACCGCCGCCAACTTCCTGACCGCGCTGGGCTACGCCGCCCTGTCCGTGCTCTTCCCGCTCTACATCGCCACCTGGCTGCACGGGCCCGACTCCCTCACCGGAGCCGCCTTCACCCTCAACACCGCTCTGTGCGCCGGGATCGGCGTCCTCGTCGCGGGCCGGGTCCGCCGCTCCGGAGCCCGCCGCACCCGCTCCGCCGCGCTCGGAGCCCTGCTCTTCGCCGCCGCCTTCGTCGGCCAGATCGTGCTCGGCACCCTGCGCCCCGGGCAGAGCGCCACCCTGGTCGCCCTGATGGCCATCGTCGTCGTCTACACCCTCGGCGAGCTGGTGCACAGCCCCTCCAGCGGAGCCCTGTCGGTCTCCGCCGCCCCGGAGGCCGTACGCGGCCGCTACCTGGCCACCTACCAGGTGTCCCACTCCCTGGCCACCGCCCTGGCGCCCTCGCTCTTCACCGCCCTGCTCGCCGTCGACGGCCGGCTGCCCTGGGCCGTCCTCGCCCTCGCCGCCGCTGGGGCCGCCCTGGCGCTGGTCCGGCTGGAGCGCCGGCTGCCCGCCGAGGCCGTGTACCCGCAGCCGTCGGTCGTGGCGGCCGCCTCGGCGCCGCGGCCCACGGCGCCGCAGCCGCAGCCGCAGCCGGCTCCGGCTCCGGCCCCGGCCCCGGCGGTCTGA
- a CDS encoding M28 family metallopeptidase, which translates to MRAIRHRSRSIPALAALAAAAVAAPVLLTATPASAHPREGRLAKELVEEVTARGAYRHLAKFQQIADANGGNRAAGTPGHAASAAYVHDTLKKAGYEVSYQDFDLYEAHTKTERTTVLAGLDGAPRELPTAAFTFTRSTPAGGLVAPLALARVDESPGCTADDYASGTFTGKIALVKRGSCTFVEKQRAAAAAGALGVIVYNHSGTTPVRGGFSSPDEGIIPSAGVSLADGEALAAAAAKGEVKVRLDLDQEHVKKTTRNVIAETRGGRADRVVTVGSHLDSVPAGPGINDNGSGSAGLLEVALKLADEGANKKGKGPANKVRFAWWSAEELGLLGSEHYVAQLSEQQRKDIALYLNFDMIASPNPVQFVYDGDDSDKTGEGAGPAGSAQIEALINGFLDKKHKPHEGSDFDGRSDYGPFIANGIPAGGTFTGAEGIKTAEQAERYGGTAGAPYDPNYHGAGDTLKNVDLKAFDTNLDVIAHAVGTYAQDLSSLGK; encoded by the coding sequence GTGCGCGCCATCCGCCACCGCAGCCGGTCCATACCGGCCCTCGCCGCCCTCGCGGCGGCCGCCGTCGCCGCACCCGTCCTGCTGACCGCCACCCCGGCGTCCGCCCACCCGCGCGAGGGCCGGCTGGCCAAGGAACTGGTCGAGGAGGTCACCGCCCGCGGGGCCTACCGCCACCTGGCGAAGTTCCAGCAGATCGCCGACGCCAACGGCGGCAACCGCGCGGCGGGCACCCCGGGCCACGCGGCATCGGCCGCCTACGTCCACGACACCCTGAAGAAGGCCGGGTACGAGGTCTCCTACCAGGACTTCGACCTCTACGAGGCGCACACGAAGACGGAGAGGACCACCGTCCTGGCCGGCCTCGACGGAGCGCCGCGCGAGCTGCCCACCGCCGCCTTCACCTTCACCCGGTCCACGCCGGCGGGCGGCCTGGTCGCCCCGCTCGCCCTCGCCCGGGTCGACGAGAGCCCCGGCTGCACGGCCGACGACTACGCGAGCGGCACCTTCACCGGGAAGATCGCCCTGGTCAAGCGCGGCTCCTGCACCTTCGTGGAGAAGCAGAGGGCCGCCGCCGCGGCGGGCGCGCTCGGCGTGATCGTCTACAACCACAGCGGTACCACGCCGGTGCGCGGCGGGTTCTCCTCCCCGGACGAGGGGATCATCCCGAGCGCGGGCGTCAGCCTGGCCGACGGCGAGGCACTGGCCGCGGCCGCCGCGAAGGGCGAGGTCAAGGTGCGCCTGGACCTGGACCAGGAGCACGTGAAGAAGACCACCCGCAACGTGATCGCCGAGACCCGGGGCGGCCGCGCCGACCGCGTGGTCACCGTCGGCTCCCACCTGGACTCGGTCCCCGCGGGCCCCGGCATCAACGACAACGGCTCCGGCTCGGCCGGTCTGCTGGAGGTGGCCCTCAAGCTGGCCGACGAGGGCGCCAACAAGAAGGGCAAGGGCCCGGCGAACAAGGTCCGCTTCGCCTGGTGGTCGGCAGAGGAGCTCGGCCTGCTGGGCTCCGAGCACTACGTGGCACAGCTGTCCGAGCAGCAGAGGAAGGACATCGCGCTCTACCTGAACTTCGACATGATCGCTTCGCCGAACCCGGTGCAGTTCGTCTACGACGGCGACGACTCGGACAAGACCGGCGAGGGCGCCGGGCCGGCCGGCTCGGCGCAGATCGAGGCGCTCATCAACGGCTTCCTCGACAAGAAGCACAAGCCGCACGAGGGCAGTGACTTCGACGGCCGCTCCGACTACGGCCCGTTCATCGCGAACGGCATCCCGGCCGGCGGTACGTTCACCGGCGCCGAGGGCATCAAGACCGCCGAGCAGGCCGAGCGGTACGGCGGCACGGCCGGCGCCCCGTACGACCCGAACTACCACGGGGCGGGCGACACCCTGAAGAACGTGGACCTGAAGGCCTTCGACACCAACCTGGACGTCATCGCCCACGCGGTCGGCACGTACGCCCAGGACCTGAGCTCGCTGGGCAAGTAG